A genomic window from Chaetodon auriga isolate fChaAug3 chromosome 13, fChaAug3.hap1, whole genome shotgun sequence includes:
- the cdk5r2b gene encoding cyclin-dependent kinase 5 activator 2b: MGTVLSISPATKKASIMDAEVAGDGGKNDKSLKRHSMFVSLSWKKLVASSAKKSAKKVTPNPLPAPSSQVAQLNSENIRKTHQTEEKKPKVPIPVPVPTVPTQNSEAAVQNGRISTVQKQSSSLSLVSPRRIVIQASTGELLRCLGDFMCRRCFKLKELNSGEVILWFRNIDRTLLLQGWQDQGFITPANVVFVYLLCEDTVADSIDSAAELQGTFQTCLYLAYSYMGNEISYPLKPFMIESNKDVFWETSLRIINRMSAKMLQLNADPHFFTEVFQDLKNQRDSNESNLDR; encoded by the coding sequence ATGGGAACCGTCCTCTCTATATCTCCGGCCACTAAGAAGGCATCTATTATGGACGCCGAGGTCGCCGGGGATGGAGGCAAAAACGACAAGAGCCTCAAGCGGCACTCGATGttcgtctctctctcctggaAGAAGCTGGTGGCCAGTTCGGCCAAGAAGAGTGCCAAGAAAGTGACCCCGAACCCGCTGCCCGCACCGTCCAGCCAGGTGGCTCAGCTCAACAGCGAGAACATCAGGAAGACGCACCAAACCGAGGAGAAGAAGCCCAAAGTGCCCATCCCGGTCCCGGTGCCCACGGTCCCCACGCAAAACAGCGAGGCTGCAGTCCAGAACGGGAGGATTTCCACGGTCCAGAAGCAGTCCAGCAGCCTGTCTCTGGTGTCACCGAGGCGGATAGTTATCCAGGCTTCAACCGGGGAGCTGCTTCGCTGTTTGGGGGACTTCATGTGCCGCAGGTGTTTTAAACTGAAAGAACTGAACAGCGGAGAGGTGATCCTCTGGTTCCGAAACATAGACCGGACTCTTTTGCTCCAGGGCTGGCAGGACCAGGGCTTCATCACGCCGGCTAACGTGGTGTTCGTGTACCTGTTGTGCGAAGACACGGTGGCGGACAGCATCGACAGCGCGGCCGAGCTGCAGGGCACCTTTCAGACTTGCCTCTACCTCGCCTACTCCTACATGGGCAACGAGATCTCCTACCCACTCAAGCCGTTCATGATCGAGTCCAACAAGGACGTTTTCTGGGAGACGTCGCTCCGGATCATCAACAGGATGAGTGccaaaatgctgcagctgaacGCGGACCCGCACTTTTTCACCGAGGTCTTCCAGGACCTCAAAAACCAACGAGACAGCAACGAGTCCAACCTGGACCGCTGA
- the fev gene encoding protein FEV yields MSCIAWEGTNGEFKLIDPDEVARRWGERKSKPNMNYDKLSRALRYYYDKNIMTKVHGKRYAYKFDFHGLAQVCQPSTTEQAIYKFQGNFSPIPFTGISKLNLVAPGVGPSSFSYWPGSPPAALYHSHNLQPGPFGTVSPSHISCVNNINSLSNINSHYN; encoded by the coding sequence ATGTCGTGCATCGCCTGGGAAGGCACCAACGGCGAGTTCAAGCTCATCGACCCGGACGAGGTGGCTCGGCGTTGGGGCGAGCGCAAAAGCAAACCCAACATGAACTACGACAAACTGAGCCGGGCGCTGCGCTACTACTACGACAAAAACATCATGACCAAAGTCCACGGCAAGCGCTACGCCTACAAGTTTGATTTCCACGGCTTGGCGCAGGTGTGCCAGCCGTCCACCACGGAGCAGGCCATCTACAAGTTTCAGGGCAACTTCTCACCGATTCCCTTCACCGGGATTTCCAAACTGAACCTCGTGGCTCCCGGCGTGGGGCCGTCGAGTTTCTCCTACTGGCCCGGTTCCCCTCCGGCGGCTCTGTATCACAGCCACAACCTCCAGCCGGGGCCCTTTGGCACCGTGTCTCCGTCCCACATCAGCTGTGTCAACAACATTAACAGCCTGAGTAACATCAATAGCCATTACAACTGA